One Brassica napus cultivar Da-Ae chromosome C2, Da-Ae, whole genome shotgun sequence DNA window includes the following coding sequences:
- the LOC106406963 gene encoding cytochrome b561, DM13 and DOMON domain-containing protein At5g54830 gives MIVQRPVFLGSLVLGFFFFLFVNGQKCSKSSSLVGYESEFRMLQHQLRGVFTVLDDCSFRVSRFDMLSGSDVHWWGAMTSDFENMTDSGFVISDHKLNQTFNNQSFVVRLLDNVTWDSIGVVSVWDLPTASDFGHVLLSNATEQDSSSSKSESPPSESKDAATPGKSNNSEPFKAPTMFDNCKKLSDKYRLRWTLNVDEGYVDIGLEATTGLLNYMAFGWAKPNTTSNLMLNADVVITGIREDGFPFADDFYITKTSVCSVRDGFAAGVCPDTVYEGSDAVGSSVNNTKLVYGHRIDGVSFVRYRRPLNDSDNKFDFPVNATENLTVIWALGVIKPPDVINPYYLPENHGGVESENYGHFSLSLSDHVDECLGPLDADNKYDQGVIIADANAPLVVTAGPSVHYPNPPNPSKVLYINKKEAPVLRVERGVPVKFSIEAGHDVSFYITSDFLGGNASLRNRTETIYAGGQETHGVLSSPLELVWAPNRNTPDQLYYHSIFQEKMGWKVQVVDGGLSDMYNNSVNLDDQQVKFFWTIVGDSISIAARGEKKSGYLAIGFGSEMTNSYAYVGWFDRNGTGHVNTYWIDGESASSIHPTVENMTYVRCKSEEGIITLEFTRPLKPSCSHRDRPECKNMIDPTTPLKVIWAMGAKWTDGQLTERNMHSVTSQRPVRVMLTRGSAEAEQDLRPVLGVHGFMMFLAWGILLPGGILSARYLKHIKGDGWFKIHMYLQCSGLAIVFLGLLFAVAELNGFSFSSSHVKFGFTAIVLACAQPVNAWLRPPKPAQGELMSSKRLIWEYSHSIVGQSAVVIGVVALFTGMKHLGERNGAENVDGLNWALGLWVFLGVVTVVYLEYRERGRRRARNLSRGNWVLGNVEEDDSTDLIDSRGGFRDKDDEEGRNGGRSEIQLEPLK, from the coding sequence ATGATCGTTCAAAGACCCGTTTTTCTAGGGTCTCTCGTGttgggtttcttcttcttcctcttcgtaAACGGGCAAAAATGCTCAAAGTCTAGCTCTTTGGTCGGGTACGAGTCCGAGTTCAGGATGTTGCAACACCAGCTCCGTGGGGTTTTCACCGTTCTTGATGATTGTTCCTTTAGGGTTTCACGTTTCGATATGCTCTCTGGTTCTGATGTTCATTGGTGGGGTGCAATGACCTCTGATTTCGAGAACATGACTGATAGTGGCTTCGTGATCTCTGATCATAAGCTTAATCAAACGTTCAATAATCAATCTTTCGTCGTCCGATTGTTGGATAATGTTACATGGGATAGTATAGGAGTGGTTTCGGTTTGGGATTTACCTACTGCTTCTGATTTTGGGCATGTTCTGCTCTCCAACGCTACAGAGCAAGATTCGTCTTCTTCAAAATCCGAATCACCTCCTTCAGAGAGTAAAGACGCTGCTACTCCTGGGAAATCGAATAACAGTGAGCCCTTTAAGGCTCCTACCATGTTTGATAATTGCAAGAAGCTTTCTGATAAGTATAGGCTCAGGTGGACCTTGAATGTTGATGAAGGTTATGTAGATATTGGTCTAGAGGCTACAACTGGTTTACTGAACTACATGGCGTTTGGTTGGGCTAAGCCGAACACTACCTCAAACCTCATGTTGAATGCTGATGTTGTGATTACTGGGATTAGAGAGGATGGCTTCCCTTTCGCTGATGATTTCTACATTACAAAGACGAGTGTATGCTCTGTCAGGGATGGTTTTGCCGCTGGGGTTTGTCCTGACACTGTGTACGAAGGATCAGATGCAGTTGGCTCTTCGGTGAATAACACAAAACTTGTTTACGGGCATAGGATAGATGGAGTTTCGTTTGTTAGGTATAGGAGGCCGTTGAATGATAGTGATAATAAGTTTGATTTTCCTGTGAATGCAACTGAGAATCTCACGGTTATTTGGGCGCTTGGGGTGATAAAACCACCAGATGTTATCAATCCTTACTATCTACCTGAGAATCACGGCGGCGTGGAATCGGAAAACTACGGGCATTTTTCGCTTAGTCTCTCTGATCATGTGGATGAGTGTTTGGGACCATTGGATGCAGACAACAAGTATGATCAAGGTGTGATCATTGCCGATGCCAACGCACCTCTTGTTGTCACGGCTGGACCATCAGTGCATTATCCGAACCCTCCAAACCCTTCCAAGGTTCTGTACATCAACAAGAAAGAAGCACCGGTGCTGAGAGTGGAGAGAGGTGTTCCTGTGAAGTTTTCAATAGAAGCAGGGCACGACGTCTCGTTCTACATAACTTCAGACTTTCTCGGTGGGAATGCTTCTCTAAGGAACAGAACAGAGACGATCTATGCGGGTGGGCAAGAAACTCATGGAGTATTGTCGAGTCCGTTAGAGCTCGTTTGGGCTCCTAATAGGAACACACCTGACCAACTCTATTACCACTCGATATTTCAAGAGAAAATGGGTTGGAAGGTTCAGGTTGTCGACGGTGGACTCTCGGATATGTACAACAACAGCGTTAATCTAGATGATCAGCAAGTAAAGTTCTTTTGGACCATAGTAGGTGATTCAATATCGATTGCAGCTCGTGGGGAGAAGAAAAGCGGCTATCTCGCAATTGGTTTCGGCAGCGAGATGACAAATAGTTATGCTTACGTTGGCTGGTTCGATAGAAACGGAACAGGGCACGTAAACACGTACTGGATTGATGGAGAATCAGCTTCCTCTATTCACCCTACAGTCGAGAACATGACATATGTGAGATGCAAATCCGAAGAAGGGATCATCACTCTTGAGTTCACCCGTCCCTTGAAGCCTTCCTGCAGTCATCGAGATAGACCCGAGTGTAAGAACATGATCGATCCAACAACTCCTCTCAAAGTGATATGGGCGATGGGTGCTAAATGGACAGATGGTCAGTTAACAGAGAGAAACATGCACTCGGTTACAAGTCAGAGACCTGTCCGTGTCATGCTGACGCGTGGATCAGCGGAAGCGGAGCAAGATCTCAGACCGGTCTTGGGCGTTCATGGATTCATGATGTTCCTCGCTTGGGGAATCTTGCTTCCTGGTGGGATATTATCTGCTAGATACCTGAAACACATCAAAGGCGATGGCTGGTTCAAGATTCATATGTATCTTCAGTGCTCAGGACTAGCCATTGTCTTCCTCGGCCTCCTCTTCGCAGTAGCTGAACTCAACGGTTTCAGCTTCAGTTCGTCCCACGTCAAGTTCGGTTTCACAGCCATAGTTTTGGCTTGCGCTCAGCCCGTGAACGCTTGGCTAAGGCCGCCGAAGCCTGCTCAAGGAGAGCTAATGTCTTCGAAGCGACTAATCTGGGAGTATTCTCACTCGATCGTTGGTCAATCAGCTGTTGTAATAGGGGTTGTCGCGCTATTCACGGGGATGAAGCATTTGGGAGAACGGAACGGAGCAGAGAACGTAGACGGGCTTAACTGGGCACTCGGGTTATGGGTGTTCCTCGGAGTGGTGACTGTTGTGTACTTGGAGTACAGggaacgaggaagaagaagagcgaGGAACCTGAGCAGAGGGAACTGGGTCTTGGGGAATGTTGAAGAAGATGATTCGACTGATCTAATAGATTCAAGAGGAGGTTTCAGAGATAAAGATGACGAAGAAGGTAGAAATGGAGGGAGGAGTGAGATTCAGTTAGAGCCGTTGAAATAA
- the LOC106408391 gene encoding uncharacterized protein LOC106408391, with protein MLYGCGAAWRSDRKAAGLVWIFTDDTSKEITRCSQFQDAVGSPLMAEALAIRGALIHASSLNFSQIWLRSDSQGLVTAINANHRPIELFGILLDVASLISSKFSSVSVSFISCLFNGHKDLLAKACLCMH; from the coding sequence ATGCTATACGGATGCGGTGCGGCTTGGAGATCTGACCGGAAAGCGGCTGGTTTAGTCTGGATCTTCACTGATGACACCTCCAAAGAAATCACTCGCTGCTCTCAGTTTCAGGACGCCGTTGGGTCTCCGCTTATGGCTGAAGCTCTTGCAATCCGAGGCGCTCTTATACATGCTTCGTCACTCAATTTCTCTCAAATCTGGCTTCGCTCAGATTCTCAAGGACTGGTCACAGCCATCAACGCGAACCATCGACCGATTGAACTCTTCGGGATTCTCTTGGATGTCGCTTCGCTTATCTCCTCTAAATTTTCTTCTGTTTCAGTTTCGTTTATCTCATGTTTGTTTAATGGGCATAAGGATCTCCTGGCTAAGGCATGTCTTTGTATGCATTAA